One part of the Mytilus trossulus isolate FHL-02 chromosome 11, PNRI_Mtr1.1.1.hap1, whole genome shotgun sequence genome encodes these proteins:
- the LOC134690059 gene encoding uncharacterized protein LOC134690059: MVPKKIMYQATIAIVLYCSLYIFFLLKPFYQHHRNAFNTFTLSRGAVHLEHRDDKQVIPKKKPLLTIFTTWISDKKKHICRNNTVQNWNLLQKNVVRILFTNESDLNLRVKSMGWKVLPVKKVASVTKVPVLKDLFYSSFKAEDSTFYAYANGDILFTDDLIKTLETFLESNLSNSEDVLLIGRRTDVRNVTLEEATNHVTLKLAAYNRGSLHTPYGIDFLIIKKSYPLFDFPDLVIGRPYVDSFIVLEAVNRVPGHVIDITVTSLAVHQVTLPGKEGVDEGSTHPDKNYNYDLLKSRKPNYSRGNTNCAHYYTNHTLLNNKIAITIEKRRHLIDKRCVPLIGDILKGASVLRGLKMFTNYIHFII, encoded by the coding sequence ATGGTACCAAAAAAGATTATGTACCAGGCGACCATCGCTATTGTATTATACTGTTCCCTCTACATATTCTTCTTGCTGAAACCATTTTACCAACATCATAGAAATGCatttaatacatttacattatcAAGAGGAGCAGTTCATCTTGAGCATAGAGATGACAAACAAGTTATTCCAAAGAAAAAACCTCTTCTTACTATTTTTACAACATGGATTTCGGacaagaaaaaacatatttgcCGAAATAATACTGTTCAAAACTGGAATCTTTTGCAGAAAAATGTTGTTAGAATCTTATTTACTAATGAGTCTGATTTGAACTTGAGAGTGAAGTCGATGGGTTGGAAGGTTCTACCAGTTAAAAAAGTAGCAAGCGTTACTAAGGTACCGGTGCTAAAAGATCTGTTTTACTCAAGTTTCAAGGCTGAAGATTCTACATTTTATGCATATGCTAACGGTGATATTCTGTTTACAGATGACCTCATAAAAACATTGGAAACCTTTTTGGAATCGAATCTGAGCAATTCGGAAGATGTGTTGCTGATAGGTAGACGTACAGACGTACGGAATGTTACGCTCGAAGAAGCAACAAATCACGTGACCCTGAAACTTGCAGCTTATAACAGAGGATCTTTACATACGCCATATGGTATTGACTTCCTCATAATAAAAAAGTCATATCCACTTTTTGACTTTCCTGACCTGGTTATAGGGAGACCTTATGTAGATTCATTTATTGTGTTGGAAGCAGTTAATCGTGTACCTGGTCACGTGATTGACATTACTGTGACCTCATTGGCTGTACATCAGGTCACATTACCTGGAAAGGAAGGGGTCGACGAAGGTAGTACGCATCCGgataaaaattacaattatgATTTATTGAAGTCCAGGAAACCGAATTACTCAAGAGGAAATACAAATTGTGCTCACTATTATACTAATCATACTTTGTTGAACAACAAAATAGcaattacaattgaaaaaaGGAGGCATCTTATAGACAAGAGATGTGTACCATTAATAGGTGACATTTTGAAAGGAGCAAGTGTTTTGCGAGgattaaaaatgtttacaaactatatacattttattatttaa